The following are from one region of the Harpia harpyja isolate bHarHar1 chromosome 4, bHarHar1 primary haplotype, whole genome shotgun sequence genome:
- the LOC128140972 gene encoding keratin, type I cytoskeletal 19-like — translation MSCNIKETITVSSKGRSSGGSCIIGGGGGARISSYGIGSGRGFSGRSYCGGVNYGGGLSVGSLAGGSYGGGNCYGNGLGFGLGGGVVVGGLGGDCLLSSCDEKVTMQNLNDRLASYLDKVKCLEKENAELECRIREWYATQGLSCEPRDYSCYYKEIEDLQNQIVCATIDNNKIILDIDNSRMAADDFRVKYETELALRQSVEADINGLRQVLDQLTLCRSDLEAQLESLREELCCLKKNHEEEMNCLRKQSTGDVSVEVNACPGPDLRQILEDLRCQYETLIARNRKEVEDWYECKIEEVNREVITSGQEVETCNNQVTELRRQLQALEIDLQAQLSQRNNLESSLAETECQYNTLLGELQNQITCVEQQLAEIRAEIECQNQEYKTLLDVKCRLEQEIQTYRCLLEGGQQDLIHGGGIGVGTGVGGGVIRTSHTYTTTSSSHCQPQVPPCKTGDIQVTCRRICD, via the exons ATGAGTTGCAACATTAAGGAGACTATTACTGTGTCTAGCAAAGGCAGGAGCAGTGGTGGCAGCTGTATcattggtggtggtggtggagcaCGGATTTCTTCCTACGGGATAGGCAGTGGCAGAGGTTTTTCTGGAAGGAGTTACTGCGGTGGAGTGAATTATGGAGGGGGACTGAGTGTTGGTAGCTTGGCTGGTGGGAGCTATGGAGGTGGCAACTGCTATGGCAATGGCCTTGGTTTTGGCCTTGGAGGTGGTGTGGTTGTTGGTGGTCTTGGTGGCGACTGTTTGCTTTCATCCTGCGATGAGAAGGTCACAATGCAAAATCTCAATGACCGCCTGGCTTCCTATCTGGACAAGGTGAAGTGcttggagaaggaaaatgctgaactGGAATGCAGAATCAGAGAGTGGTATGCTACACAGGGCCTTTCCTGTGAGCCCCGGGACTACAGCTGCTATTACAAAGAAATTGAAGATCTTCAAAATCAG ATTGTCTGCGCAACCATTGATAACAACAAGATCATTCTGGACATTGATAACAGCAGGATGGCTGCTGATGACTTCCGCGTGAA GTATGAAACGGAGCTGGCCCTGCGCCAGAGCGTGGAGGCTGACATTAATGGCTTACGCCAAGTCCTGGATCAGCTGACGCTCTGCAGGTCTGACCTGGAGGCACAGCTGGAGTCACTGCGGGAGGAGCTCTGCTGCCTGAAGAAGAACCACGAGGAG gaaatgaaTTGCCTGAGAAAACAATCAACTGGAGACGTGAGTGTGGAGGTCAATGCCTGCCCTGGACCAGATCTCAGGCAAATCTTGGAGGATCTGAGATGCCAGTATGAAACACTGATAGCGCGCAACCGCAAGGAAGTTGAGGATTGGTATGAGTGCAAG ATTGAGGAGGTGAATCGGGAGGTTATTACAAGCGGCCAGGAGGTAGAGACGTGCAACAACCAGGTTACTGAACTTAGACGCCAATTGCAAGCCCTGGAAATTGATCTCCAAGCTCAGCTCAGCCAG AGAAATAATTTGGAATCCTCTCTGGCTGAGACTGAGTGCCAGTACAACACCCTCCTCGGTGAGCTACAGAACCAGATCACATGCGTGGAGCAGCAATTGGCTGAAATAAGAGCAGAAATAGAGTGCCAGAACCAAGAATACAAGACCTTACTGGACGTCAAGTGCCGTTTGGAGCAGGAGATTCAGACCTACCGGTGCTTGTTGGAAGGAGGACAGCAGGACCTTAT TCATGGAGGAGGAATCGGAGTAGGAACTGGTGTAGGAGGAGGAGTCATTAGGACAAGCCACACCTATACTACAACTTCATCTTCCCATTGCCAGCCCCAAGTCCCACCCTGCAAGACTGGAGATATACAAG TGACCTGCAGGAGAATTTGTGATTAA